In Accipiter gentilis chromosome 17, bAccGen1.1, whole genome shotgun sequence, one DNA window encodes the following:
- the GAL gene encoding galanin peptides has product MQRCTSFLFVSLILCATLSETLGLVFSAREKRGWTLNSAGYLLGPHAVDNHRSFNDKHGFTGKREIQPDEDIKAGNLGRLLADENIVRTVIEFLAYLHLKEMGALDKLPSPEETNQS; this is encoded by the exons ATGCAGAGGTGCACTAGTTTCCTGTTTGTGTCTTTAATCCTTTGTGCCACCCTGTCAGAAACACTTGGACTGGTTTTCTCA gcaaGAGAAAAAAGGGGCTGGACTTTGAATAGTGCTGGTTACCTGCTTGGGCCAC ATGCAGTAGATAACCACAGATCTTTTAATGACAAACATGGTTTCACTGGTAAACGTGAAATACAGCCTGATGAGGATATTAAAGCAG GGAATCTTGGAAGACTGCTGGCTGATGAAAACATTGTGCGCACAGTAATTGAATTTTTGGCTTATTTGCATCTTAAAG agATGGGAGCACTTGACAAACTACCTTCTCCAGAGGAAACAAACCAGTCTTGA